A window of the Cicer arietinum cultivar CDC Frontier isolate Library 1 chromosome 6, Cicar.CDCFrontier_v2.0, whole genome shotgun sequence genome harbors these coding sequences:
- the LOC140920745 gene encoding uncharacterized protein encodes MDQGGDNNEEMCEGMKPDFEEMYQIPLFEIIGVTYTEMTFYVGFAYLQSECADNFTRTLQMFKEHITSGEVEVIVTDRDLALMNVVEYGANNGGMGVYSYDEAQYYMKLTIFEGICSSCYIFYDYVHEYWLIPQKERFVVTWTNKVMHFGNTTTQRVESVYWIFKRILQDSIGDICSVLETINSIVILQHNEIITSFEKSIIQKVHRYSNRLYANLYSVVSKNTIDHIVANYDHVKYVGIDQTECCCTIRTTHGLPYACEIPMYSMIPRSITLDAIQVWWSKLSFHDDG; translated from the exons ATGGATCAAGGGGGAGACAACAATGAAGAAATGTGTGAAGGTATGAAACCTGATTTTGAGGAAAT GTATCAAATACCATTATTTGAGATTATTGGTGTTACATATACTGAAATGACATTTTATGTGGGATTTGCATATCTACAGTCTGAGTGTGCTGATAACTTCACGCGGACACTACAAATGTTTAAAGAACATATTACAAGTGGTGAAGTTGAAGTCATCGTTACTGATAGAGACCTTGCTTTGATGAACGTAGTTGAATATG GTGCAAATAATGGAGGCATGGGAGTTTACAGTTATGATGAGGCTCAATACTACATGAAGTTGACTATCTTTGAAGGAATTTGTAGTAgctgttatattttttatgattatgtacACGAGTATTGGTTAATTCCTCagaaggaaagatttgttgtgACATGGACAAATAAAGTTATGCACTTTGGGAACACCACAACACAAAGGGTTGAGTCGGTGTATTGGATTTTTAAAAGGATATTACAAGATAGTATTGGTGATATATGCAGTGTTTTGGAAACCATCAATAGCATAGTTATATTACAACACAATGAAATAATAACATCATTTGAAAAAAGCATCATTCAAAAGGTGCATCGATATAGTAACAGATTATACGCCAATTTGTATAGTGTTGTATCAAAAAATACAATAGATCACATTGTGGCAAATTATGATCACGTGAAATATGTAGGTATTGATCAGACTGAGTGTTGTTGCACAATTAGGACAACACATGGTCTACCTTATGCATGTGAAATTCCCATGTATAGTATGATCCCGCGTTCCATTACATTAGACGCTATTCAAGTTTGGTGGAGTAAATTAAGTTTCCATGATGATGGATAG